The sequence below is a genomic window from Armatimonadota bacterium.
GCACCGAGAACCCCAGCGCCGAGACCATGGGCACGCAGAAGAAGGTCGAGGCCGGGGTGTTCATCGGCACCGGCATGAGCGGGAGGTTGTGGCTGCCGCGCGTGTCCCCGCCCACGAAGGGGGCCACGGCGAAGGCCGGGCCGAACTCCTCGGTGGCCGGGAAGATCTTCTGGACGCGGACCACCGCCGGCGGATCGTCCTTGCCCACGTAGCGGCCGGCGATGTTGCGCAGCCGGGTGGTGCCCACGGCGGCGGCCTGCTCGTTCGGGTACTTGCGCGACCAGATCGACTCGATGGCGTAGCGGTTGGTGTCGCGCAGCAGCGCCGCGATGTCGTAGAGCCGCTCGGGGGCGTCCAGCACGATGATGCGGTCCCCCGCGGTGTGGTCCATGTCCATGATGTGGAAGCGGAAGCCGTCGTGCAGCCCCTCGCTCAGCAGGAGCCCCGGGGAGTACATCGGGTCGGCGAAGGCCAGGTAGAGGGGGAGGTTGAACGCCCCCGGCCCGCACTTGTCCCCCAGCAGCACCATGAACGCCTCGTTGGGGCGCTCCTCGAACTCGATCTCGGCGCTGCCCGGCCCCATGCCGCGGACGTTCCCAGAGAAGGCCTCGCGCAGCAGGTCCTGCCCCGCGCCGTAGAGGCCCTGCCGCTTCGCCTGCTCCGTGGTCTCGATGAAGATGTCCCA
It includes:
- a CDS encoding fructose-1,6-bisphosphatase translates to MRITVSVIKADVGAIGGHTVPSPDVLAMARERVARAKGSLLIDGFVCHTGDDVALIMTHTRGVDDADVHRLAWDIFIETTEQAKRQGLYGAGQDLLREAFSGNVRGMGPGSAEIEFEERPNEAFMVLLGDKCGPGAFNLPLYLAFADPMYSPGLLLSEGLHDGFRFHIMDMDHTAGDRIIVLDAPERLYDIAALLRDTNRYAIESIWSRKYPNEQAAAVGTTRLRNIAGRYVGKDDPPAVVRVQKIFPATEEFGPAFAVAPFVGGDTRGSHNLPLMPVPMNTPASTFFCVPMVSALGFSVHDGILTGPSDLFADPFWQHVRDRVAAKAIEMRRQGFFEPAMLPYSELEYGGIVSRLRRLDQEFTVRDGRGAPETAPVGSPAGVEVEDPD